The Microbulbifer sp. YPW1 genome contains a region encoding:
- the map gene encoding type I methionyl aminopeptidase yields the protein MTNAVKTPEQIAKMRTAGRLAAEVLEMIGEYVVPGVTTEELDRRCHEYIVDVQKAIPACLGYRGFPKSICTSVNEVICHGIPSESKVLKKGDIINIDVTVIKDGWYGDTSKMYFVGKPAAHAERLVKVTQECLYKAIEIVRPGTTLGDIGHVIQQHAEKNYYSVVKDFCGHGIGDVFHEDPQILHYGKPGTGQVLEEGMTFTIEPMINAGKPGSKVLRDGWTAVTVDRRLSAQWEHTMAVTADGVEILTARKEESF from the coding sequence ATGACCAACGCAGTAAAGACTCCTGAACAGATTGCCAAAATGCGCACTGCCGGCCGCCTGGCTGCAGAGGTGCTGGAAATGATCGGCGAGTATGTGGTCCCCGGGGTCACGACCGAGGAGCTCGACAGACGCTGTCACGAGTACATCGTTGATGTGCAGAAGGCCATCCCCGCCTGCCTCGGCTATCGCGGCTTCCCCAAATCCATTTGCACCTCGGTCAACGAGGTGATCTGCCACGGCATTCCCTCCGAATCCAAGGTGCTGAAGAAAGGCGACATCATCAATATCGACGTTACAGTCATCAAAGATGGCTGGTACGGCGACACCTCCAAGATGTACTTCGTCGGCAAACCCGCTGCCCATGCGGAACGCCTGGTCAAAGTCACCCAGGAGTGCCTGTACAAGGCGATCGAGATCGTCCGCCCAGGTACCACCCTCGGGGATATCGGCCACGTGATCCAGCAACACGCGGAAAAGAACTACTACTCCGTGGTCAAGGATTTTTGCGGCCACGGCATCGGCGACGTGTTTCACGAGGACCCCCAGATTCTGCACTACGGCAAGCCGGGTACCGGGCAGGTGCTGGAAGAAGGCATGACCTTTACCATCGAGCCCATGATCAACGCCGGCAAACCCGGCAGCAAGGTACTGCGGGACGGCTGGACCGCCGTCACCGTCGACCGCCGTCTGTCCGCCCAGTGGGAACACACCATGGCCGTGACTGCGGATGGTGTCGAAATCCTGACCGCGCGCAAGGAAGAGTCGTTTTAA
- a CDS encoding [protein-PII] uridylyltransferase — translation MNSMQLAHIPHFQKPLFFFDQSRFRRDLNEGKRPTLEIFKDAVGAADTHMARRFREGEDVRTLVYERALFVDCLLHYAWHQFQWPDNISLLAVGGYGRGELHPKSDIDLLILSEDKPDEATVDNIERLVAFLWDLKLDIGHSVRTIDHCMEMAAEDITVATNLLECRTVVGNPALCETLNERMTPEKIWAADAFFSAKYSEQQARHSKQQGAEYNLEPNIKNAPGGLRDIQTINWVAKRYFQVRTLKQLQGKGFFTEEEFAILQSGEDFLWRVRYGLHLLAGRPEERLLFDYQRELAREFGYKDNDTHLAVEQFMHTYYRIVMALRELNDVLLQFLDEVILQRGKHLPVTPINERFQLRGNTIEAAVTRTFIEHPPALLEIFVLMANNPEIHGVRASTIRLIREHRHLIDDEFRADPANTRLFMQLLRSPRGLSTQLTRMTRYGILGRYLPEFGRVTGQMQHDLFHIYTVDAHTLQVVRNMRSFRGEDAWEKFPLAAEILSRMRKPELLYIGGLYHDIAKGRGGDHSKLGVADADAFCRRHGLSARDRRLVCWLVEKHLLMSAVSQKQDISDPEVVHAFAAEVGDREHLDYLYALTVADINATNPDLWNSWRASLMRQLYQHTQRALRRGLENPIDRDEIYEETQAQARNMLRAMGLPSNVVEDIWSEMGEDYFVRESADSITWHTAAIYQLQKDPERDADSDTVVLTRNSGPGEHDGATEVFIYTPDRPNVFAAVVTGLDMLNLNIHDARLYSSAGGYTLDTFYVLDESGQPLLDEPHRLEQIRNTLQQELKLVEDYSKVIQRRTPRRLKMFHLPSQAHISTEPEDTYSTLEITSADRPGLLARIARIFITHDLRLHNAKISTLGERVEDIFHITDADDKPLDDQQLIETLEQAICQELDAHQATLPPQP, via the coding sequence ATGAATTCCATGCAGCTGGCCCACATCCCGCACTTTCAGAAGCCTCTATTCTTCTTCGATCAGTCGCGCTTCCGGCGCGACCTGAACGAGGGTAAACGCCCTACCCTGGAAATTTTCAAGGACGCCGTGGGCGCTGCCGACACCCATATGGCACGCCGCTTTCGCGAGGGCGAAGATGTCCGCACCCTGGTGTACGAGCGCGCCCTGTTTGTGGACTGCCTGCTCCACTATGCCTGGCATCAGTTCCAGTGGCCCGACAACATCAGCCTGCTCGCCGTCGGCGGTTATGGACGGGGGGAACTGCACCCCAAGTCGGATATCGACCTGCTGATACTTAGCGAAGACAAGCCAGACGAAGCCACGGTCGACAATATCGAGCGACTGGTCGCATTCCTGTGGGACCTGAAGCTGGATATCGGCCACTCCGTGCGCACCATTGACCACTGTATGGAGATGGCGGCCGAGGACATTACCGTTGCCACCAACCTGCTCGAGTGCCGCACGGTAGTCGGCAATCCGGCCCTGTGTGAAACCCTCAACGAGCGTATGACCCCGGAGAAGATCTGGGCGGCCGATGCCTTCTTCAGCGCCAAGTACAGCGAGCAGCAAGCCCGCCACAGCAAACAGCAGGGTGCTGAATACAATCTGGAACCCAACATCAAAAACGCCCCTGGCGGTCTGCGCGATATCCAGACGATCAACTGGGTCGCCAAGCGCTACTTTCAGGTGCGCACCCTCAAGCAGCTACAGGGAAAGGGTTTCTTTACCGAGGAAGAGTTCGCCATCCTGCAATCCGGCGAGGATTTCCTGTGGCGGGTACGCTACGGCCTGCATCTGCTGGCGGGCCGCCCTGAAGAGCGACTGCTGTTCGATTACCAGCGCGAGCTGGCGCGGGAGTTCGGCTACAAAGACAACGACACCCACCTGGCGGTCGAGCAGTTCATGCACACCTATTACCGGATCGTGATGGCGCTGCGCGAGCTGAACGATGTGCTGTTGCAGTTCCTGGATGAAGTGATCCTGCAACGGGGCAAACACCTGCCGGTCACCCCCATCAACGAGCGCTTCCAGCTTCGCGGCAACACCATCGAAGCAGCGGTGACCCGCACCTTTATCGAACACCCGCCCGCCCTGCTGGAAATCTTCGTGCTGATGGCCAATAACCCGGAAATCCACGGTGTCCGGGCTTCCACCATCCGCCTGATCCGCGAGCATCGCCACCTGATCGACGATGAGTTCCGCGCAGACCCGGCCAACACCCGGCTGTTCATGCAACTGCTGCGCAGCCCGCGCGGGCTTTCCACCCAGCTCACCCGCATGACCCGCTACGGTATTCTCGGCCGCTATTTGCCCGAGTTCGGCCGCGTCACCGGGCAGATGCAGCACGACCTGTTCCACATTTATACCGTGGACGCCCACACCCTGCAGGTGGTTCGCAATATGCGCAGCTTCCGCGGCGAAGACGCCTGGGAGAAGTTCCCGCTCGCGGCCGAGATACTGTCGCGCATGCGTAAACCCGAACTGCTGTATATCGGTGGCCTGTACCACGATATCGCCAAGGGGCGCGGCGGCGATCACTCCAAGCTCGGGGTAGCGGATGCAGATGCATTCTGTCGTCGCCACGGCCTCTCGGCGCGGGATCGCCGACTGGTGTGCTGGCTGGTAGAAAAGCACCTGCTGATGAGTGCGGTATCGCAAAAACAGGATATTTCCGATCCCGAAGTGGTACACGCCTTTGCCGCAGAAGTCGGCGACCGCGAACACCTGGATTACCTGTACGCACTGACCGTGGCAGACATCAATGCCACCAACCCGGACCTGTGGAACAGCTGGCGCGCCAGCCTGATGCGCCAGCTCTACCAGCATACCCAGCGCGCACTGCGCCGGGGGCTGGAAAACCCCATCGACCGCGATGAAATCTACGAAGAGACCCAGGCACAGGCGCGCAATATGCTGCGCGCCATGGGACTGCCGAGCAATGTCGTGGAAGATATCTGGTCCGAAATGGGCGAGGACTACTTTGTGCGCGAGAGCGCCGACAGCATCACCTGGCATACCGCCGCCATTTACCAGCTGCAGAAGGATCCGGAACGGGACGCCGACAGCGATACCGTGGTGCTTACCCGCAATTCCGGCCCGGGCGAGCACGACGGCGCTACCGAGGTATTCATTTACACCCCGGACCGCCCGAATGTGTTCGCTGCCGTGGTGACCGGCCTCGACATGCTCAACCTGAACATCCACGACGCACGTCTGTACAGTTCCGCTGGCGGCTACACCCTGGATACCTTTTACGTGCTGGACGAGTCCGGCCAACCGCTGCTGGACGAGCCCCACCGCCTGGAGCAGATCCGCAACACCCTGCAGCAGGAACTGAAGCTGGTGGAGGACTACTCCAAAGTGATCCAGCGCCGCACACCGCGCCGCCTCAAGATGTTCCACCTGCCCAGCCAGGCCCACATTTCCACCGAACCGGAAGACACCTACAGCACCCTGGAAATCACCAGTGCCGACCGGCCCGGCCTGCTGGCCCGTATCGCGCGCATCTTCATCACCCACGATCTGCGCCTGCACAACGCCAAGATTTCTACCTTGGGGGAACGCGTCGAGGATATCTTTCATATTACCGACGCCGACGACAAACCACTGGACGACCAGCAACTGATCGAAACTCTGGAACAGGCCATCTGCCAGGAACTGGACGCCCACCAGGCGACACTCCCCCCGCAGCCATGA
- the dapC gene encoding succinyldiaminopimelate transaminase: MNPNLQQLQPYPFAKLAKLKAGVEAPGELAHIALSIGEPKHTPPAFVRDELIDNLDKLAAYPVTKGLDPLRETIARWLCERFQLDTVNADSQVIPVNGTREALFAFAQAVVSPGSKVLMPNPFYQIYEGAAFLAGAEPHFINCRVETGFKPDFDAVSESVWQQCDLLYLCTPGNPTGALLDIEDLKKLIALADRYDFTIASDECYSELYFDEDNPPVGLLQACAELGRNDYRRCVVFHSLSKRSNLPGLRSGFVAGDGEILEKFLLYRTYHGCAMPVPTQYASIAAWQDEQHVKENRALYRQKFDAVLDILDGCLDVQKPEASFYLWPRVGDGETFARELFRQQHITVLPGAYLAREANGVNPGAEYVRMALVATLDECIEGAKRIKQFCR, encoded by the coding sequence ATGAACCCTAACTTGCAACAGCTGCAGCCCTACCCTTTCGCCAAGCTCGCCAAACTGAAAGCGGGCGTGGAAGCCCCAGGGGAACTTGCGCATATTGCGCTGTCGATTGGCGAACCCAAACATACACCACCGGCGTTTGTACGGGACGAATTGATCGACAACCTCGACAAGCTGGCCGCTTATCCGGTAACCAAAGGACTGGATCCACTGCGCGAAACTATCGCCCGCTGGCTGTGCGAGCGCTTCCAGCTGGATACCGTGAACGCAGACTCCCAGGTAATCCCGGTGAACGGTACCCGCGAGGCGCTGTTCGCTTTCGCCCAGGCCGTGGTATCCCCCGGATCCAAGGTCCTGATGCCCAATCCCTTCTACCAGATTTACGAAGGGGCAGCCTTCCTCGCCGGCGCCGAACCCCACTTTATCAATTGCCGGGTTGAGACCGGATTCAAGCCGGACTTCGACGCGGTATCCGAATCCGTGTGGCAGCAGTGCGACCTGCTCTACCTGTGCACCCCGGGCAACCCCACCGGTGCGCTGCTGGATATCGAAGACCTCAAGAAGCTGATCGCACTGGCGGACCGGTACGACTTCACCATTGCCTCCGATGAGTGCTATTCCGAGCTGTACTTTGACGAAGATAATCCGCCGGTGGGCCTTCTGCAGGCCTGCGCGGAGCTGGGTCGCAACGATTACCGCCGCTGCGTGGTGTTCCACAGCCTGTCGAAGCGCTCCAACCTCCCCGGCCTGCGCTCCGGGTTTGTCGCCGGCGATGGGGAGATCCTGGAAAAATTCCTGCTCTATCGCACCTACCACGGCTGCGCCATGCCCGTGCCCACCCAGTACGCGTCTATTGCCGCCTGGCAGGACGAACAGCACGTAAAAGAGAACCGCGCGCTGTACCGACAGAAGTTTGATGCAGTACTGGATATTCTCGATGGCTGCCTGGATGTACAGAAACCAGAAGCCAGCTTCTACCTTTGGCCGCGAGTCGGCGATGGCGAAACCTTCGCCCGCGAGTTGTTCCGCCAGCAACATATCACCGTGCTTCCCGGCGCCTACCTCGCCCGCGAAGCCAACGGTGTCAATCCCGGTGCCGAATATGTCCGTATGGCCCTGGTCGCCACCCTGGATGAATGCATCGAAGGGGCAAAACGCATCAAGCAGTTCTGCCGATAA
- the nth gene encoding endonuclease III: MTAKNLLKKERVEYVLNRLEELYPETPVPLDHFDAYSLLVAVLLSAQCTDERVNQITPGLWALADNPYDMAKVPVEKIREVIRPCGLSPQKSKAIQKLSEILVNEYHGQVPENMAALETLPGVGHKTASVVMAQAFGHPAFPVDTHIHRLAQRWGLTSGKNVVQTEKDLKRLFPKEKWNKLHLQIIFYGREFCSARGCDGTVCEICTTCYPARKHPKKINKA; encoded by the coding sequence ATGACCGCAAAGAACCTATTAAAAAAAGAGCGCGTGGAATATGTGCTCAACCGGCTGGAAGAGCTCTACCCGGAAACGCCGGTCCCGCTGGACCACTTTGACGCCTACTCCCTGCTGGTGGCGGTGCTGCTGTCGGCACAGTGCACCGATGAGCGGGTCAACCAGATCACGCCCGGCCTGTGGGCACTGGCAGACAATCCGTACGATATGGCGAAGGTCCCGGTGGAAAAAATCCGCGAGGTCATCCGCCCCTGTGGCCTTTCCCCACAAAAATCGAAAGCGATTCAGAAGCTTTCGGAAATCCTGGTCAACGAATACCACGGCCAGGTCCCGGAAAATATGGCAGCACTGGAAACCTTACCCGGTGTGGGCCACAAAACCGCAAGCGTGGTGATGGCGCAGGCCTTCGGCCATCCCGCTTTTCCGGTGGACACCCACATCCACCGCCTGGCCCAGCGCTGGGGTCTCACCTCGGGTAAAAACGTGGTGCAGACAGAAAAAGACCTGAAGCGCCTGTTCCCAAAAGAAAAGTGGAACAAGTTGCACCTGCAGATCATTTTCTACGGCCGGGAGTTCTGCTCTGCCCGCGGTTGCGATGGCACTGTCTGCGAGATCTGTACCACCTGCTATCCCGCGCGCAAGCACCCGAAAAAAATCAACAAAGCCTGA
- a CDS encoding ArsC family reductase, whose product MITLYGIKNCDTVKKARKWLEQNDVAYSFHDFREDGMSDVPLSQWLQEFGWEQVLNRRSTSWRALSEVQKTEMDNGSAESLASETPTLIKRPVMTKGDNTLFGFKADSYASFVK is encoded by the coding sequence ATGATTACCCTTTACGGCATCAAGAATTGCGACACCGTAAAAAAAGCCCGCAAGTGGCTCGAACAAAACGATGTAGCGTACAGTTTTCACGACTTCCGCGAAGATGGCATGAGCGATGTTCCCCTGTCCCAATGGCTACAGGAATTCGGCTGGGAGCAGGTATTGAATCGACGCTCCACCAGCTGGCGCGCGCTGAGCGAAGTGCAAAAAACGGAAATGGACAACGGCAGTGCCGAGTCGCTGGCCAGCGAAACCCCCACCCTTATCAAGCGTCCGGTAATGACCAAAGGTGATAACACCCTGTTTGGCTTCAAGGCCGACAGCTACGCCAGCTTCGTCAAGTAA
- the dapD gene encoding 2,3,4,5-tetrahydropyridine-2,6-dicarboxylate N-succinyltransferase: MSNVYSIGFGVGTCNSKGEWLEVYFPQPLLNPAEEVAGAVTGTLNIDGGNVAVALEQAQLQPLADQLESAGASEQAEILRQFAGSQRPLVAVVLHSDDAPQSVPESYLKLHLLSHRLVKPHGTKLDGIFGQLANVAWTNQGAIDLEELPQRQLEARLKGELLEVSCVDKFPKMTNYVVPKGVRIAHTARVRLGAYLGEGTTIMHEGFVNFNAGTEGPGMIEGRISAGVFVGAGSDLGGGSSTMGTLSGGGNIVIALGDGCLLGANSGTGIPLGDRCTVESGLYITAGTKVAVLDDKGEVAESVKARDLAGKSDLLFRRNSSTGAVECLTNKSAVELNAELHSN, from the coding sequence ATGAGTAACGTATATAGCATCGGCTTCGGCGTCGGCACCTGCAACAGCAAGGGCGAATGGCTCGAAGTTTACTTCCCGCAACCCCTGCTGAACCCGGCGGAGGAAGTTGCCGGTGCGGTGACCGGCACCTTGAATATTGACGGCGGCAATGTCGCCGTCGCACTGGAGCAGGCGCAGCTGCAGCCGCTTGCAGATCAGCTGGAAAGCGCCGGCGCCAGCGAGCAGGCAGAGATTCTGCGCCAGTTTGCCGGCAGCCAGCGCCCACTGGTGGCCGTGGTCCTGCACAGCGACGATGCACCGCAGTCTGTTCCGGAGTCTTACCTGAAGCTGCACCTGCTGTCACACCGCCTGGTAAAGCCTCACGGCACCAAGCTGGACGGCATTTTTGGCCAGCTGGCAAACGTTGCCTGGACCAATCAGGGCGCGATCGATCTCGAAGAGCTTCCCCAGCGCCAGCTGGAAGCGCGCCTGAAAGGCGAGCTGCTGGAAGTTTCCTGCGTGGATAAATTCCCGAAAATGACCAATTACGTGGTACCAAAAGGTGTGCGTATTGCACACACTGCCCGTGTGCGTCTCGGCGCATACCTGGGTGAAGGTACCACCATCATGCACGAAGGGTTTGTAAACTTTAACGCGGGCACCGAAGGCCCGGGCATGATCGAAGGCCGTATTTCTGCGGGCGTATTCGTCGGTGCCGGCTCTGATCTGGGCGGCGGCAGCTCTACCATGGGCACCCTGTCCGGTGGTGGCAACATCGTGATCGCTCTCGGCGACGGCTGCCTGCTGGGTGCAAACTCCGGTACCGGTATCCCTCTGGGCGACCGCTGCACTGTGGAATCCGGCCTGTACATCACCGCGGGCACCAAGGTTGCCGTGCTGGATGACAAGGGCGAAGTTGCCGAGTCCGTCAAAGCCCGCGATCTGGCCGGTAAATCTGACTTGCTGTTTCGCCGCAATTCCAGCACAGGTGCGGTTGAGTGCCTGACCAATAAAAGCGCGGTTGAACTGAATGCCGAGTTGCATAGCAACTGA
- the dapE gene encoding succinyl-diaminopimelate desuccinylase: MTPTVKLTCDLISKKSVTPEDAGCMELMLERLEKIGFKTEHLRFGDTDNFWSVRGEEGPLFAFAGHTDVVPTGPEENWQYPPFEPQVVNGMLYGRGAADMKGSLAAMVVACEEFVAAHPDHKGRIALLITSDEEGPAKHGTVKVVEWLEKRGEKIDWCLVGEPSSTTLAGDVIKNGRRGSLGLELTVFGIQGHVAYPHLAENPVHKLAPALAELAAEEWDQGNDFFPATSFQVSNINGGTGATNVIPGDVKVVCNWRFSTETTAEQLESRARAIFDKHGLKYEANFNLSGQPFLTAEGPLVESAQAAIRKVTGRETELSTAGGTSDGRFIAPTGAQVVELGPVNATIHKVDECVKADDLDLVKDMYREILIGLLAK; this comes from the coding sequence ATGACTCCAACTGTAAAACTTACCTGCGACCTGATCAGCAAAAAATCCGTAACCCCAGAAGACGCTGGGTGTATGGAACTAATGCTCGAACGCCTGGAAAAAATTGGCTTCAAAACCGAGCACCTGCGCTTCGGTGATACCGATAATTTCTGGTCCGTACGCGGCGAAGAAGGCCCCCTGTTCGCCTTTGCCGGCCACACCGACGTCGTGCCCACCGGCCCCGAAGAAAACTGGCAGTACCCGCCATTTGAGCCACAAGTCGTCAACGGTATGCTCTACGGCCGCGGTGCCGCGGATATGAAAGGCTCCCTTGCCGCCATGGTGGTGGCGTGCGAAGAATTCGTCGCCGCCCACCCCGACCACAAAGGTCGTATCGCCCTGCTAATCACCAGCGACGAAGAAGGTCCGGCAAAGCACGGCACCGTAAAAGTGGTCGAATGGCTGGAAAAACGGGGGGAAAAAATCGACTGGTGTCTGGTGGGTGAACCATCGAGCACCACCCTCGCCGGCGACGTCATCAAGAACGGCCGCCGCGGCTCACTGGGCCTGGAACTTACCGTATTCGGTATCCAGGGCCATGTTGCCTACCCGCACTTGGCAGAAAACCCGGTACACAAACTGGCACCGGCCCTGGCCGAGCTGGCCGCGGAGGAATGGGATCAGGGCAATGATTTCTTCCCTGCCACCAGCTTCCAGGTTTCCAACATCAACGGCGGCACCGGAGCCACCAATGTGATTCCCGGCGATGTGAAAGTCGTATGTAACTGGCGCTTTTCCACCGAGACCACTGCGGAACAGCTGGAGAGCCGCGCCCGAGCGATTTTTGATAAACACGGCCTGAAGTACGAAGCCAACTTCAACCTGTCCGGCCAACCCTTCCTCACTGCCGAAGGGCCACTGGTGGAGTCCGCACAGGCCGCCATTCGCAAGGTCACCGGCCGCGAAACCGAACTGTCCACTGCCGGCGGCACTTCCGATGGCCGCTTTATCGCCCCGACGGGCGCACAGGTCGTGGAACTGGGCCCGGTAAACGCCACCATTCACAAGGTGGACGAGTGCGTGAAAGCTGATGATCTCGATCTGGTAAAGGACATGTACCGGGAAATTCTCATCGGGCTCCTGGCCAAGTAA
- a CDS encoding S9 family peptidase, protein MRLTAYLCFLFSLIAPSAFAAPVPLDDLIRHPEVHQVKLSPTGTHLAVLRQFEGERVLVIMTLSPLKITGSLRFRGQEEVGQFYWASDDRVVAEVMTKRAALEAPVNYGSLFAINADGTRGKNIFGYAAGEQQTGSRIKKAEATYAHATIIDPLVDDKNEILISTYPWARDWETHGDVYRLNIFTGVRRPVVGLPQVGGRAYTDGRGELLFANGTNRKNEYELYAKAENGWEQVTHPILRHATPVGFDHESNLAYLVVDTPNQTQALITWDAEKQVVEKVVQDEITDISDVLVQPRSQRPIGVYLNPDYPAVEFFDEGEGFAPFYRGLKQAFQGYHINFTSFTRDGKRGVLQVSGDRLPGDFFLVDLESKKVDFLLSSADWLDPLKLNPMRAEHFESSDGLRISTYLTFPANSEKAGKLPMVVMPHGGPHARDFWGFTRDAQILSQNGYLVLQVNFRGSTGFGDQFHNAGKNEWGGKIQRDIAEAVQWAVAEGHADPERVCIYGASFGGYSALMNPIRYPELYQCAAGYVGVYDLELLYKEGDIRRRDRGIAYLSDTVGLDPEHMRANSPLYHTDKLDLPLFIIHGEEDERAPVAHAEAMLEKLEAEGKPVKSLIVEHEGHGFYNEDNRKLLYTQLLGFFDSHIGVGAAEQ, encoded by the coding sequence ATGCGCCTTACTGCTTACCTCTGTTTTCTTTTCTCCCTCATAGCCCCATCGGCCTTCGCCGCCCCCGTTCCCCTCGACGACCTGATCCGTCACCCTGAAGTGCACCAGGTAAAGCTTTCCCCTACGGGTACACACCTGGCGGTACTGCGGCAATTTGAAGGCGAGCGGGTGCTGGTCATCATGACTCTTTCACCACTCAAAATTACCGGCTCCCTGCGCTTCCGCGGACAGGAAGAGGTAGGACAGTTCTACTGGGCGAGTGACGATCGGGTGGTCGCAGAAGTCATGACGAAACGCGCCGCACTGGAAGCGCCGGTAAATTACGGATCGCTGTTTGCGATCAATGCGGACGGCACCCGTGGCAAGAATATTTTTGGCTACGCCGCCGGTGAACAGCAGACCGGCAGCCGTATCAAGAAAGCAGAAGCCACCTATGCGCACGCCACTATTATCGACCCCCTGGTGGACGACAAAAATGAAATTCTGATTTCCACCTATCCGTGGGCCAGAGACTGGGAGACGCACGGTGATGTGTACCGGCTGAATATTTTTACCGGCGTAAGACGCCCGGTTGTAGGCCTACCCCAGGTTGGAGGGCGTGCCTATACGGATGGTCGCGGCGAACTGCTGTTCGCCAATGGCACCAACCGAAAAAATGAATACGAGCTATATGCCAAGGCGGAAAATGGCTGGGAACAGGTTACTCACCCTATTCTGCGCCACGCCACTCCGGTCGGGTTTGATCACGAAAGCAACCTTGCCTATCTGGTAGTGGACACGCCCAATCAGACACAGGCCCTGATTACCTGGGATGCGGAAAAGCAGGTTGTTGAAAAAGTCGTGCAGGACGAAATCACCGATATCAGCGATGTCCTTGTGCAACCCCGCAGCCAGCGCCCGATCGGGGTCTACCTGAATCCGGACTACCCCGCGGTGGAGTTTTTTGATGAAGGCGAAGGCTTTGCGCCGTTTTATCGCGGCCTGAAGCAGGCGTTTCAGGGTTATCACATCAATTTCACCAGCTTCACCCGGGATGGCAAAAGGGGCGTTCTCCAGGTTTCCGGTGACCGCCTCCCCGGCGATTTCTTTCTTGTGGACCTGGAATCCAAAAAAGTCGATTTTCTGCTGTCGTCCGCAGACTGGCTGGACCCACTCAAACTGAACCCCATGCGTGCGGAGCACTTCGAATCCTCTGACGGCCTGCGAATCAGTACCTACCTGACCTTCCCCGCCAATAGCGAGAAAGCCGGTAAGCTTCCCATGGTGGTGATGCCGCACGGCGGTCCCCACGCGCGGGACTTCTGGGGCTTTACAAGGGATGCACAGATTCTTTCCCAAAACGGCTATCTGGTGCTGCAGGTCAACTTCCGCGGCTCCACCGGGTTTGGCGACCAGTTTCACAATGCCGGGAAAAATGAGTGGGGCGGCAAGATCCAGCGGGATATTGCCGAAGCCGTACAGTGGGCAGTTGCGGAAGGACACGCAGATCCGGAGCGGGTATGTATCTATGGCGCCAGCTTCGGTGGCTACTCCGCACTGATGAACCCGATTCGCTACCCGGAACTGTATCAGTGTGCAGCGGGCTATGTGGGGGTTTATGATCTGGAGCTACTGTACAAGGAAGGCGACATCCGTCGACGCGACCGTGGCATCGCCTACCTCAGCGATACCGTCGGCCTGGATCCAGAGCATATGCGGGCCAACTCACCGCTCTATCACACAGATAAGCTCGACCTGCCATTGTTTATCATCCACGGAGAGGAGGATGAACGGGCACCGGTGGCCCACGCAGAGGCAATGCTGGAAAAGCTCGAAGCAGAAGGGAAACCTGTGAAATCTCTTATCGTCGAGCACGAAGGGCATGGTTTCTACAATGAAGACAACCGAAAATTGCTCTATACCCAGCTACTCGGTTTCTTCGATTCACATATCGGTGTCGGCGCCGCAGAACAGTAA
- a CDS encoding flavodoxin, whose translation MSKIGLFYGSDEGNTESIAQRIAARLGEERVDIHDIADVTQVEIGDYEQLIFGIPTWDFGQIQSDWEDFWEDVQEIDFSGKTVALFGLGDQFGYGDYFLDAMGMLHDVIVANGAAIIGHWPTAGYEFEASKAEVAGQNIFVGLAIDEDQQEEMTCARLNDWCEQIAEEFGLEGGAESVARLED comes from the coding sequence GTGAGCAAGATCGGCCTGTTTTACGGTAGTGATGAAGGCAACACCGAAAGTATCGCCCAGCGTATCGCCGCGCGGCTGGGGGAAGAGCGTGTGGATATCCACGATATCGCCGATGTTACCCAGGTCGAGATCGGGGACTACGAGCAACTGATTTTCGGGATTCCCACCTGGGACTTTGGTCAGATCCAGTCCGACTGGGAAGATTTCTGGGAAGATGTCCAGGAAATCGACTTTTCCGGCAAAACCGTGGCGCTGTTCGGCCTCGGTGACCAGTTTGGTTACGGGGATTACTTCCTCGACGCCATGGGTATGCTGCACGACGTGATTGTCGCCAATGGAGCGGCCATCATCGGTCACTGGCCGACCGCAGGCTATGAATTCGAAGCTTCGAAGGCGGAAGTTGCGGGGCAGAATATTTTTGTCGGCCTGGCCATCGACGAAGACCAGCAGGAGGAAATGACCTGCGCGCGCCTCAACGACTGGTGCGAGCAGATTGCGGAGGAGTTTGGTCTGGAAGGCGGGGCAGAAAGTGTTGCCCGGCTTGAGGACTGA